The window ATGAATATCCAGGAGACCTTGAGCGGCTGAGCCTCACACCCCCGCTCCCCCACCACCACAGCCTCCCGCCCCTTCCAGCCGCTCCAGACCTCCAGGCCCCGCCGCCCCGCAGCAGCCACAGGGGGAACCAAAGAGACAGAAGCCTTTCCAGCTGCCCGGACCACAGACGCCAACACCCCCAACCCCCCATCACACGCCGTCCGCCCGCGCCCCGCACGCTGGCTCACGACCaagcggcggcggcagcagcaggcTGCAGCGACTCGGACCAACGCGCTCCCGGCAGTGCTCGCCATCCCAGGTGACTTGGGCTCGCCAGCTCTGCTGGCCCCGGGTCCTCCGCCCCGGCTCCCGCTCGCGCCCACGCCGGGTTCCTGCGCCCACTCGCCCTCCCCCGCCTCTCTGCCCCCCAGCTCGCAGAAAGGGAGGTCGCGGCAGCGGCCCGGCGGCAACGGCGACCGTGGCGACGGCGGCGACCgtggcggcggcggtggcggcagcGGCTGCAGCGGAGGCTGCGGCGGCGACTGTGGCTGAGGCGGTGGCGGAGGCCTCAGTGGCTGAGGCGGAAGCGGAGGTGGAGGCCGAGGCTCCGGTAGAGGAGGCAGCGGCGGAGGCCACCCTGGAGGAGGCGGCGGCCGCGTTGGCGGGGGAGGAGGCGGAGGCCTCCCTGGTGGCAGCGGCGGTGGCAGAGGCCAGGGCGGCTGAAGCCGCCGCTGCAGCAAGGGCTGCGTTGTCCCCCTCGGTAGAGACGGATGCGGATACGCATTTGGATGCAGATGCCGAGGTGGCGGCTGCACTAGCGGCGGAGGAGGAAGCGGCCATCAAAGCAAGTATGGGTATCTACACCAAGAGGATCATCAGCGCCAGCCCCGACCCCCCCACGGCCTCGCTGTATGTGGGCGACCTGCACCCGGAGGTGACCGAGGCAATGCTGTACGAGAAGTTCAGCCCGGCCGGGCGCATCCTCTCCATCCGCATTTGCAGGGACAAGATCACCCGCCGCTCCTTGGGCTATGCGTATGTTAACTACCAGCAACCGGTGGACGCCAAGCGGGCCTTGGAGACCCTGAACTTTGATGTCATCAAGGGCAGGCCAGTGCGCATCATGTGGTCCCAGCGAGACCCCTCGCTCCGCAAGAGCGGGGTGGGCAACGTCTTCATCAAGAACCTGGGCAAGACCATCGACAACAAAGCGCTGTACAACATCTTCTCAACGTTTGGCAACATCCTCTCCTGCAAAGTGGCCTGCGATGAAAAGGGGCCCAAGGGCTACGGGTTCGTGCACTTCCAGGAGCAGGAGTCGGCTGAGCGGGCCATAGACGTGATGAACGGCATGTTTCTGAACTACCGCAAAATTTTCGTTGGGAGATTCAAGTCGCATAAAGAAAGAGAGGCCGAAAGGGGAGCCTGGGCCAGACAGTCCACGAGTGCTGACGTCAAGGATTTCGATGAAGACACCGATGAGGAAGCCACCTTGCGATGAAGACATCCCAGGAGACAGGGAGCAGGCCAGCAGAGCCAAACCCTGGCTCCCACCGGGTTTACAACTCCCCTCCTGTACCttcttctccctctcttcctaGCCCCTCTCTGCTCAGCTCCTCTTTGTtctgcccctcactgcccctctcCTCTAGTCTCCTCTCTTCCTGACCCCGCCCCACCCCACTCCTCTCTACTCCTCTCTGCTCAACTCTGCCCTGCTTCTCTCAGCTCCTATTCTCTCTTCCCCACCCACCTTGTTGCCTCTGTGCCCCCTCCTCACCTCTCAGCCCTGCTCCTCTCAGCTCCGCTTagcccagccccaccccaccccacccctctcaGGTCGGCTCTGCAGctctctctctgcccctccccaTTCTCCCCTCCCCATCGCCCATTGTGAATAATCTTGCTAAATCATTGCCGTTTGATAGTTTACAGGCTGCCTCTTGTCCTTGTGGTTTGGTTTAAAAgcaatttctttctctctttgtttattGCGCAGGTGGTACAATTTCATGGTAGAAACATCTCAAAGGAGAAGGAAATCAGATGAGGGAAAAACCAAGACAGCAATTGCTCCCCTTGCTCCTACTACCCAGAGACAACCACTTTTACCTTTTTGGTGTTTTTCTGGgctctcttctctccttctctcttccttcctcaccCCCATCCCACCCTCCCTTTTAACACACTACTATAGAATGGTTCATGTGTGTGGTGTTTCTTAATTTGCTTTTTCAgaaactaaaaccaaacaaaaataagTCAATTGAACTTCTTTCCATGTTATTCAACAGGCTTCCAAAACGTCATCTTCAGTGCCTGCAGTGTGCTCCAGTTTATCCATGAACCTTAAATTTTCTGTTAATATTTTCCACTTTGTTGAACATTCATGTGGTGCCTAGTTCTTTCCCTGTGTTTAAAACCAACACAGCATACTCTGATGAGTGAATACTTCCTTGTCAAGCCAAATCTTTGCTAGCATCCCCAGGTGATCGGATGGTCTCCACTGTGGACAGCACATATGAACATTTTAAGGACTTTTCCTGTATGTTGCCAAATAGCGCCCTCCATAACATTGCACTGATTTTCACTCATGCCAGCCAGAgcaactagttaaaaaaaaagtatgtccaTTGAAACTGCATAATTTCCTCATTCCTGTAATTgatgtttgtgtgtttgtgtgtgcatgtgcgtgtgcgtGGGCCTGCAAATGGTATTTCACTGCCCTTTGTTTTTTTGCTGGATTTAAACACTGTTTATCTCCCCACTCCCTGCCCTCCTCCTCACTGTCAGAAAGATAATTCAGCTTCATTGCAGGAAAAAACGCAAAGCAGACAAGTCAACCAAGGAAAATTAATGTCACCAGTAGTCAAAGCTGATGGCCACCAATACCTTCATCTGTACCTGTCCAGTATTTTCCAAGAACTACCTGAAATGTTTTTGTCTGTACTTCTCCAGCATTTTCTTATGCACATGTCATATATGTGTATTATAATGTACATACCGTTTTTATATCTGCTTTTTCACACAtaagtgtgtgtataaatatgtgtacatatatatattatacacacaTTCCACTTCATGTCATTAAAGATACCTTAAAAATATATTGTCTGGCTGTTAATATTTCAGTGTATTGATGTCTAGATAGAGGGAGATTTTATAGATATATaggtgcatatatgtatatatatgacttCCTAATTTTTTAATAGCACCTATTTATCTTTTTAAGGTACACAAATATTTTGAAAGGGCCCTGATACTTAGATAACTTTCGCACTTGACATTACAGTCATTTCTGCACTTTCACACTATTTTCAGGGAAACAGGagctttcttgtttttatttattttaaccatttatttttatacaaattgtgcATAATTATAATAGAAAATATTTCACAAAATTGTAGCTGTAAGAAAAGAAAATCGAAATTCTATTACCACTCCTAATGCCACTACTtcataaaatacatatttaataaatatatatacgtatacttttttttttttatacgccTTTATGTCTGTAATACAATATGCATTGCTTCATTGGGGGATAGTTTTACTTACTATAACAGTTCTTGATGATCATCTTTCTAAATCATTAGATAGGCCCCTATAATCCTGTTGTTacataagataccatctcatatGAATACACTCTT is drawn from Loxodonta africana isolate mLoxAfr1 chromosome X, mLoxAfr1.hap2, whole genome shotgun sequence and contains these coding sequences:
- the LOC100664266 gene encoding polyadenylate-binding protein 1-like 2, giving the protein MGIYTKRIISASPDPPTASLYVGDLHPEVTEAMLYEKFSPAGRILSIRICRDKITRRSLGYAYVNYQQPVDAKRALETLNFDVIKGRPVRIMWSQRDPSLRKSGVGNVFIKNLGKTIDNKALYNIFSTFGNILSCKVACDEKGPKGYGFVHFQEQESAERAIDVMNGMFLNYRKIFVGRFKSHKEREAERGAWARQSTSADVKDFDEDTDEEATLR